The sequence below is a genomic window from Lolium perenne isolate Kyuss_39 chromosome 7, Kyuss_2.0, whole genome shotgun sequence.
TTCTGGTGTTCCAAGAAGTTCCCAGGTGTGCGCATGCAATGTTCACACCTAGGTCACGAGCTACTTCAAGGTTGTGCGCTGCATCCAGCAATGCTCACACAGAACCATCACTAATGCCGTGGCGTCACCCTCCTGTGCTGTGCTGTCGCAACACCATCATTCCTCCGAGCCTTCCTTTTTTCTGTTCGATTAGTAGAACATTTTGGAATAAATAACCATTCTTCATTAATGTACTGTACTGCTTTAATATTAGCAGTGGCATGGTTCTTTTCGATGTGTAAGCTGTGAGTGCCTTTGATCATTTGGACATGTGGTTGTATGCCTGTAAAACCTAACTGCTTGGATGCTGAATAGCAGAGAAGAGATTGTATGGGTTGATGATTCTACAGTTTGTCAGGGCTGAGTATTTCATCATCATATAAAGGCCTCATTCCTTTGCAATCTTTGCCCATCGGTTGTTTCACAAAGCTGCAGTAGTGTGACTGTGATCCAATTGTCTCAGACGAGAAGAGTTTCAGTTGCAACCTGAAGACCCCGCCGCCGGAGAGCACTGTCTTAGCCACTTCTGGGTGCGCTCTGATCTAACCTGAAGTTCCAATTGTCTCACAGGGCCAATGTCTTGGCCACTTCTGGGCGTGCTCCTGCTACTACTTTGATGGCCCTGGCAGGACTACTGCACCGCAGGAGTGGGCCCTTGACGCCAGGCCATGCTCGTGGATTTTATGTGAGAAGGCACCCCAAAAAGAGGGCTTCTATGAACTCTGCCTTGTCGACACTTGGAAGTAGAGGTTTTTCTCTAATTCTCGTCCTAGTCCTACTTGAGAAACACTGTTATTACTTAGTATATTTTACTTTACTTAGTAGATTGTCTTATTTAGGTGAGGAACTAAAGTGCACATAATCCAAGGTATTATAGATAAAATAATTGCAAATAACAGAATTGCAACATTTGAACCGCAAAACACATAGTATTAAATCATCACAAAATAATACAAGATCatctgtatacacatattgcaagGTAGAAGCATCACACATATGTTCTTATTATATGAAAAAGTCATCAGTAAGTCTCATCAATACATGTCATTGACTCTAAGTTTAATTAGTTTAGTTCTGGTTATCAGCCCAAAACTGAGCTTGGAGCCACTTCACTGTATTCTTTTCCACCTGGAAAGCCTTAGCTAGGACATCGTCTGAGATTGGTGGCTTTGATCCGAAGACTGCGTTGGCAATGGTGATTGCACCAGGATTCTGGCTGCTGAGTGCGGCAATCGCTACGGCTGGCTTGTTAGCGCAAGGGTTGAACTGGAAGTGGATGAGTCCTTGAGGGAACACAAACACATCACCTTTCTCGAGCTTCTTAGTGAAAAGCTTGTTCTCCGGGTTAGAAGTCACAAACCCGACATATAGTGCACCCTCAAGCACCGTGAGGATCTCTGTGGCACGAGGGTGTGTGTGTGGTGGGTTCTCTCCTAGGGGCGCATAGTCTATCCGCGCAATGGAGATGCCGAGTGTGTTAAGGCCAGGGATTTTCATGGCGTTGATCAAGGTCACGTTGGACCCAACCTTGTTGGTGGTGTCCATAGGCTTGTCGAGGTTTGCTGCCATGAAGAAGTCGTCCGCGCTCACGACCTTCGGGTCCTTGCACACAAATCCGTTGACAAGCACTGCACAGAGAATTGATATCCATACATATGGTCAAAAAGAATTCCTTgcagacgaggtcaaaacagaatTTCAGAAACAAAACACATGCAGGATAACATCCATGTTCTATTAATACATCAGGAAGAAGGCCTATAAAGTGCAGCACAGTGGTTGAGCTTAAGAAGAGCATGTGTAAGTAAGTATATATCTACCTGGAGAGTACTTGTCGGCGACGCAGAAGTCCTGAAGAGGGCTTGGGTCAGAAGCCATGGCCTGCCATGA
It includes:
- the LOC127314661 gene encoding germin-like protein 8-7, giving the protein MATSHILLAALLALVSWQAMASDPSPLQDFCVADKYSPVLVNGFVCKDPKVVSADDFFMAANLDKPMDTTNKVGSNVTLINAMKIPGLNTLGISIARIDYAPLGENPPHTHPRATEILTVLEGALYVGFVTSNPENKLFTKKLEKGDVFVFPQGLIHFQFNPCANKPAVAIAALSSQNPGAITIANAVFGSKPPISDDVLAKAFQVEKNTVKWLQAQFWADNQN